The proteins below are encoded in one region of Epinephelus lanceolatus isolate andai-2023 chromosome 7, ASM4190304v1, whole genome shotgun sequence:
- the thg1l gene encoding putative tRNA(His) guanylyltransferase isoform X1 — MTTLMLIGRACRFSGRVRSCFIKPLASFSFSSSNMAKSKFEYVRNFETDDTCLRNCYIVVRLDGRNFHKFAEQHKFTKPNDNRALGLMTRSARSVMEELEDIVIAYGQSDEFSFVFKRTSTWFKRRASKLMTHVASQFSSSYVFYWKEFFGEQPLLYPPGFDGRVVLYPSNRNLRDYLSWRQADCHINNLYNTVFWTLVQQGGLTTAQAEDRLKGTLAADKNEILFSEFDINYNSESALHRKGTTLIWEKRDETVTKRMKLPNEEEKDVAVTRSRRRVEAHNCDIIGDQFWEKHPDILEDDNC, encoded by the exons AT gaCCACCCTCATGTTGATTGGAAGGGCCTGCAGATTTAGTGGACGTGTCAGGTCTTGTTTCATCAAACCTTTGGCCAGTTTTTCTTTCAGTTCCAGCAACATGGCCAAGAGCAAGTTTGAGTATGTCCGCAACTTTGAAACAGACGACACATGTCTACGAAACTGCTACATTGTTGTGAGACTGGATGGGCGTAACTTCCACAA GTTTGCAGAGCAGCACAAGTTCACAAAACCCAATGATAACAGGGCGTTGGGCCTGATGACCCGGAGTGCACGCTCTGTCATGGAGGAACTAGAGGATATTGTCATCGCTTATGGTCAAAGTGACGAGTTCAGCTTTGTTTTCAAGAGGACCTCAACCTGGTTTAAGAGGAGAGCCAG TAAGCTCATGACCCATGTGGCCTCCCAGTTCTCCTCCTCATATGTGTTTTACTGGAAGGAGTTTTTTGGGGAACAACCCCTCTTGTACCCCCCAGGCTTTGATGGACGCGTGGTCCTGTATCCCAGCAACCGCAACCTCAGAGACTACCTCAGCTGGAGGCAAGCAGATT GTCACATAAATAATTTGTACAACACAGTGTTTTGGACTTTAGTACAACAGGGGGGACTCACCACAGCCCAGGCAGAGGATCGCCTAAAG GGAACGTTAGCTGCAGACAAAAATGAGATCCTGTTCTCTGAGTTTGATATAAACTACAACAGTGAATCTGCTCTCCACAGGAAAGGCACCACTCTCATCTGGGAAAAG CGAGATGAAACCGTCACCAAACGCATGAAGCTACCAAACGAAGAGGAGAAGGACGTGGCTGTAACTcgcagcaggaggagggtggaggcaCACAACTGCGACATCATAGGAGACCAGTTCTGGGAGAAACACCCAGACATCCTGGAGGACGACAACTGCTAA
- the lsm11 gene encoding U7 snRNA-associated Sm-like protein LSm11, translating into MEERERKSAESDSKETVTPTCSSAPPALEHEPKADSKAGGDDADKINVCSENFDPLLALYSPTVSVPFPNIKCFNNVAAYESFLKGGRGRAKPENVEKRRQKAMKGVADPERIERLKKLMVNNPVSGSEEGESSGTQRRRRGQKPQKNVLTRMPLCKGSPLGELYRCVEERIRVKVHIRTFKGLRGVCSGFVVAFDKFWNMAMVDVDETYREPLFGEALYHEKALTISRLFEKLKLQESPGGEPAKKHRTQETTSKHQPADPKSTSKNLTAHTASKKGDSRTESKMSDTVKIKQDKHAGSLKAQGPEACQRKDSQTYGRVHTRHINQLFIRGENVILVNPQPL; encoded by the exons ATGGAGGAGAGGGAAAGGAAAAGTGCAGAGTCAGACAGTAAAGAAACGGTCACTCCAACCTGTTCGAGTGCGCCACCAGCACTGGAGCACGAGCCAAAGGCGGACAGTAAAGCTGGAGGCGATGACGCcgataaaataaatgtctgcTCTGAGAACTTTGACCCTCTGTTGGCCTTGTACTCGCCTACTGTGTCGGTTCCTTTTCCAAATATCAAATGCTTCAACAATGTGGCAGCGTACGAGAGCTTTCTGAAGGGTGGCCGGGGCAGAGCCAAACCGGAGAATGTGGAGAAGAGGCGGCAGAAGGCGATGAAGGGGGTGGCGGACCCGGAGCGCATCGAGAGGCTGAAGAAGCTCATGGTGAACAACCCGGTGTCAGGgtcagaggagggggagagcaGCGGCacacagcggaggaggagggggcagaAGCCCCAGAAAAATGTCCTGACAAGGATGCCCT TATGTAAAGGCAGTCCGTTGGGTGAGCTGTACCGATGCGTTGAAGAGAGGATAAGGGTCAAAGTTCACATCAGGACCTTTAAGGGGCTAAGAGGAGTCTGTTCTGGCTTTGTGGTGGCCTTTGACAAGTTCTGGAACATG GCAATGGTGGATGTGGATGAGACGTACAGAGAGCCTCTGTTTGGAGAGGCACTCTACCATGAAAAGGCCCTCACCATATCACGG CTCTTTGAGAAGCTGAAGCTCCAGGAGAGTCCAGGAGGTGAGCCAGCGAAGAAGCACAGAACCCAGGAAACGACCAGCAAGCATCAGCCTGCAGACCCAAAAAGTACTTCAAAAAACCTGACTGCTCACACTGCCAGCAAGAAAGGGGACAGCAGGACAGAGTCCAAAATGTCAGACACTGTTAAAATCAAACAGGATAAACATGCAGGCTCGCTGAAGGCCCAGGGTCCAGAGGCCTGTCAGAGGAAAGACTCCCAGACGTATGGCAGGGTCCACACACGCCACATCAACCAGCTTTTCATCCGGGGAGAGAACGTTATCCTGGTTAACCCACAGCCACTCTGA
- the thg1l gene encoding putative tRNA(His) guanylyltransferase isoform X2 has product MLIGRACRFSGRVRSCFIKPLASFSFSSSNMAKSKFEYVRNFETDDTCLRNCYIVVRLDGRNFHKFAEQHKFTKPNDNRALGLMTRSARSVMEELEDIVIAYGQSDEFSFVFKRTSTWFKRRASKLMTHVASQFSSSYVFYWKEFFGEQPLLYPPGFDGRVVLYPSNRNLRDYLSWRQADCHINNLYNTVFWTLVQQGGLTTAQAEDRLKGTLAADKNEILFSEFDINYNSESALHRKGTTLIWEKRDETVTKRMKLPNEEEKDVAVTRSRRRVEAHNCDIIGDQFWEKHPDILEDDNC; this is encoded by the exons ATGTTGATTGGAAGGGCCTGCAGATTTAGTGGACGTGTCAGGTCTTGTTTCATCAAACCTTTGGCCAGTTTTTCTTTCAGTTCCAGCAACATGGCCAAGAGCAAGTTTGAGTATGTCCGCAACTTTGAAACAGACGACACATGTCTACGAAACTGCTACATTGTTGTGAGACTGGATGGGCGTAACTTCCACAA GTTTGCAGAGCAGCACAAGTTCACAAAACCCAATGATAACAGGGCGTTGGGCCTGATGACCCGGAGTGCACGCTCTGTCATGGAGGAACTAGAGGATATTGTCATCGCTTATGGTCAAAGTGACGAGTTCAGCTTTGTTTTCAAGAGGACCTCAACCTGGTTTAAGAGGAGAGCCAG TAAGCTCATGACCCATGTGGCCTCCCAGTTCTCCTCCTCATATGTGTTTTACTGGAAGGAGTTTTTTGGGGAACAACCCCTCTTGTACCCCCCAGGCTTTGATGGACGCGTGGTCCTGTATCCCAGCAACCGCAACCTCAGAGACTACCTCAGCTGGAGGCAAGCAGATT GTCACATAAATAATTTGTACAACACAGTGTTTTGGACTTTAGTACAACAGGGGGGACTCACCACAGCCCAGGCAGAGGATCGCCTAAAG GGAACGTTAGCTGCAGACAAAAATGAGATCCTGTTCTCTGAGTTTGATATAAACTACAACAGTGAATCTGCTCTCCACAGGAAAGGCACCACTCTCATCTGGGAAAAG CGAGATGAAACCGTCACCAAACGCATGAAGCTACCAAACGAAGAGGAGAAGGACGTGGCTGTAACTcgcagcaggaggagggtggaggcaCACAACTGCGACATCATAGGAGACCAGTTCTGGGAGAAACACCCAGACATCCTGGAGGACGACAACTGCTAA